The proteins below are encoded in one region of Hordeum vulgare subsp. vulgare chromosome 3H, MorexV3_pseudomolecules_assembly, whole genome shotgun sequence:
- the LOC123444689 gene encoding NADH--cytochrome b5 reductase 1-like, which produces MDFLQGRSVETMVAVAVAVVAVAVGGALLLRRSKRSKGCLDPENFKKFKLVEKTQISHNVAKFRFALPTPISVLGLPIGQHISCRGQDATGEEVIKPYTPTTLDSDLGNFQLVIKMYPQGRMSHHFREMKVGDYMSVKGPKGRFKYQVGQVRAFGMLAGGSGITPMFQVARAILENPNDKTKVHLVYANVTPEDILLKEELDSLAEEYPDRFKIFYVLNQPPEVWNGGVGFVSQDMIKIHCPAPAEDIQILRCGPPPMNKAMAAHLEELGYTKEMQFQF; this is translated from the exons ATGGATTTCCTGCAGGGGCGGAGCGTCGAGACCATGGTGGCCGTCGCCGTCgcggtcgtcgccgtcgccgtgggcggcgcactcctcctccgccgatcCAAGAGGTCCAagg GCTGCTTGGATCCTGAGAACTTCAAGAAGTTTAAGCTTGTGGAGAAGACGCAAATAAGCCATAATGTTGCCAAATTCCGATTTGCTCTTCCAACCCCTATCTCTGTGTTAGGCCTTCCAATTGGTCAACATATCAGTTGCAG AGGTCAAGATGCTACTGGTGAAGAAGTAATCAAGCCTTACACACCTACTACATTGGATTCTGATCTCGGAAATTTTCAGCTTGTTATAAAG ATGTACCCTCAAGGAAGAATGTCGCATCACTTCCGTGAAATGAAAGTTGGTGATTATATGTCTGTGAAGGGACCTAAG GGCCGTTTCAAGTACCAAGTAGGACAAGTGAGAGCTTTCGGAATGCTGGCTGGTGGATCTGGCATTACTCCGATGttccaa GTTGCAAGGGCAATTCTCGAGAACCCTAATGACAAAACGAAGGTTCATCTAGTCTACGCGAATGTCACACCTGAAGACATTCTTCTGAAG GAAGAGCTGGACAGCCTGGCCGAAGAATATCCTGACCGCTTCAAGATTTTCTACGTGTTGAATCAG CCTCCTGAAGTCTGGAACGGTGGTGTTGGGTTTGTGTCCCAGGATATGATTAAAATTCACTGTCCAGCACCTGCTGAGGACATCCAG ATCTTGAGATGCGGCCCTCCTCCGATGAACAAGGCGATGGCTGCGCACCTTGAGGAGCTCGGATACACAAAGGAGATGCAGTTCCAGTTCTAA